A region from the Alnus glutinosa chromosome 5, dhAlnGlut1.1, whole genome shotgun sequence genome encodes:
- the LOC133868225 gene encoding auxin response factor 3-like isoform X2 — MGLIDLNTTEEDETPSSDSSASSWCSAPALSASASASSVCLELWHACAGPLISLPKKNSVVVYFPQGHMEQVPDFPLAACDLPSHVFCRVVDVKLHAEEGTDEVYAQVSLTPESEQFEQKLQEGDIDADGEEDDIEVVAKSSTPHMFCKTLTASDTSTHGGFSVPRRAAEDCFPPLDYEQQRPSQELVAKDLHGLEWKFRHIYRGQPRRHLLTTGWSGFVNKKKLVSGDAVLFLRGEDGELRLGIRRAAQVKGGGTFSAVCSQQMSHCSLMDVVNAISMRSTFNIYYNPSRASSSEFVIPLRKFLKSLNHSFSVGMRFKMRFEAEDASERRYTGLITGISDMDPVRWPGSKWRCLLVRWDDVEARHNRVSPWEIEPSGSLSSSSSLMAPGPKRTRIGLPSTKPDGPVPNGIRASDFGESLSFQRVLQGQEILGFTPYDVIDTHNQHPSETRRCFLGSNCSGIAALGDGVRNPVVNSDMSYKGIGFGESSRFHKVLQGQEIFPSSPYVRAPTTKEAHDNGGLGIFNGVQVLNSRNGWSAMMQGNNTHMRPSAPSMQVSSPSSVLMFQQAINPVSNLSSVYKFRSPEEQRIGDRSLSVSETIGGKPTSSSLYGPSFCRKDQGVMNSSGFEHNPLGVTLPPLATRSTFGSSPDLVSTCKSSCRLFGFSLTEEKHVANTEDNPTSVSSSLNPGASFLPNVGDQFHPMPPLMTKAVGSNCTKVNNLYAVRDMLFDIAL; from the exons ATGGGTCTGATCGATCTCAACACGACGGAGGAGGACGAAACGCCGTCCTCCGACTCCTCCGCTTCATCGTGGTGCTCTGCCCCTGCTCTCAGCGCTTCGGCCTCGGCCTCGTCGGTGTGTCTGGAGCTGTGGCACGCGTGTGCGGGCCCACTGATTTCGCTGCCGAAGAAGAATAGTGTGGTGGTGTACTTCCCGCAGGGACACATGGAGCAGGTTCCGGATTTTCCGCTCGCAGCTTGTGATCTCCCTTCCCACGTGTTCTGTCGCGTTGTTGATGTCAAGCTCCAT GCGGAGGAGGGCACCGATGAGGTTTATGCGCAGGTCTCGCTGACTCCTGAAAGCGAG CAATTCGAGCAGAAACTCCAAGAAGGGGATATTGATGCAGATGGTGAAGAAGATGATATTGAAGTAGTTGCAAAGTCTTCCACACCTCACATGTTCTGTAAGACTCTTACTGCTTCTGATACTAGCACCCATGGAGGCTTCTCTGTTCCTCGTCGAGCTGCTGAGGACTGCTTCCCTCCCCTG GACTATGAGCAACAGAGACCTTCACAAGAGCTTGTGGCAAAGGATCTGCATGGGTTGGAATGGAAGTTTCGACATATCTACAGGG GGCAGCCGCGAAGGCATCTGCTCACTACTGGGTGGAGTGGTTTCGTAAACAAGAAGAAGCTTGTCTCCGGAGATGCTGTGCTTTTTCTTAG GGGTGAGGATGGAGAATTACGACTGGGAATCCGAAGAGCTGCTCAAGTTAAAGGTGGTGGAACTTTCTCGGCTGTCTGTAGCCAGCAGATGAGTCATTGTTCTCTGATGGATGTGGTTAATGCTATATCTATGAGAAGCACCTTCAATATTTACTACAATCCAAG TAGGGCCAGCTCATCGGAATTTGTAATCCCTCTCCGTAAATTCTTGAAGAGCCTGAACCATTCATTTTCAGTTGGAATGAGGTTCAAAATGCGTTTTGAAGCAGAAGATGCATCTGAGAGAAG ATACACTGGGCTTATAACTGGAATTAGCGATATGGATCCTGTTAGATGGCCTGGTTCAAAATGGAGATGTCTACTG GTAAGGTGGGATGATGTGGAGGCTAGGCATAATAGGGTTTCTCCGTGGGAAATCGAACCATCTGGTTCTCTTTCCAGTTCCAGTAGCTTAATGGCACCTGGTCCAAAGAGGACAAGAATTGGATTGCCTTCCACAAAACCAGACGGACCAGTTCCTA ATGGGATTAGAGCATCAGACTTTGGGGAATCTTTAAGCTTCCAGAGGGTCTTGCAAGGTCAAGAAATTTTGGGTTTTACTCCTTATGATGTTATTGATACTCATAATCAGCATCCATCTGAAACAAGGAGGTGTTTTCTTGGTTCGAATTGTTCTGGGATTGCTGCACTAGGAGATGGTGTCAGAAACCCCGTCGTAAATTCTGATATGTCCTACAAAGGCATTGGCTTTGGTGAATCTTCCCGATTCCATAAGGTCTTGCAAGGTCAAGAAATATTTCCAAGTTCTCCATATGTAAGAGCCCCAACCACAAAGGAGGCTCATGACAATGGTGGCCTTGGAATCTTTAATGGTGTTCAAGTGCTGAACTCAAGGAATGGGTGGTCTGCCATGATGCAGGGAAATAATACACATATGCGCCCATCTGCCCCATCTATGCAAGTTTCATCACCGTCTTCTGTGTTAATGTTCCAGCAAGCAATTAATCCAGTTTCAAACTTAAGTTCAGTATATAAATTCAGGAGTCCGGAGGAGCAGAGAATTGGTGATCGAAGTTTATCTGTTTCTGAAACAATTGGTGGAAAGCCCACATCATCCTCACTTTATGGGCCTAGCTTTTGTAGGAAAGATCAAGGAGTCATGAATTCTTCTGGTTTTGAGCATAATCCACTGGGTGTAACACTTCCACCTCTTGCAACTCGATCCACATTTGGGAGCAGTCCAGATCTAGTTTCCACATGTAAAAGTAGCTGCAGACTCTTTGGCTTTTCACTGACAGAGGAAAAACATGTTGCGAATACAGAGGACAACCCCACTTCAGTTTCATCTTCATTGAATCCTGGAGCTTCTTTTCTGCCTAATGTTGGGGACCAGTTCCATCCAATGCCTCCATTGATGACCAAGGCAGTTGGAAGCAATTGTACCAAAGTAAACAACCTATATGCTGTAAGAGATATGCTTTTTGATATTGCATTGTAG
- the LOC133868225 gene encoding auxin response factor 3-like isoform X1 encodes MGLIDLNTTEEDETPSSDSSASSWCSAPALSASASASSVCLELWHACAGPLISLPKKNSVVVYFPQGHMEQVPDFPLAACDLPSHVFCRVVDVKLHAEEGTDEVYAQVSLTPESEQFEQKLQEGDIDADGEEDDIEVVAKSSTPHMFCKTLTASDTSTHGGFSVPRRAAEDCFPPLDYEQQRPSQELVAKDLHGLEWKFRHIYRGQPRRHLLTTGWSGFVNKKKLVSGDAVLFLRGEDGELRLGIRRAAQVKGGGTFSAVCSQQMSHCSLMDVVNAISMRSTFNIYYNPSVSSRASSSEFVIPLRKFLKSLNHSFSVGMRFKMRFEAEDASERRYTGLITGISDMDPVRWPGSKWRCLLVRWDDVEARHNRVSPWEIEPSGSLSSSSSLMAPGPKRTRIGLPSTKPDGPVPNGIRASDFGESLSFQRVLQGQEILGFTPYDVIDTHNQHPSETRRCFLGSNCSGIAALGDGVRNPVVNSDMSYKGIGFGESSRFHKVLQGQEIFPSSPYVRAPTTKEAHDNGGLGIFNGVQVLNSRNGWSAMMQGNNTHMRPSAPSMQVSSPSSVLMFQQAINPVSNLSSVYKFRSPEEQRIGDRSLSVSETIGGKPTSSSLYGPSFCRKDQGVMNSSGFEHNPLGVTLPPLATRSTFGSSPDLVSTCKSSCRLFGFSLTEEKHVANTEDNPTSVSSSLNPGASFLPNVGDQFHPMPPLMTKAVGSNCTKVNNLYAVRDMLFDIAL; translated from the exons ATGGGTCTGATCGATCTCAACACGACGGAGGAGGACGAAACGCCGTCCTCCGACTCCTCCGCTTCATCGTGGTGCTCTGCCCCTGCTCTCAGCGCTTCGGCCTCGGCCTCGTCGGTGTGTCTGGAGCTGTGGCACGCGTGTGCGGGCCCACTGATTTCGCTGCCGAAGAAGAATAGTGTGGTGGTGTACTTCCCGCAGGGACACATGGAGCAGGTTCCGGATTTTCCGCTCGCAGCTTGTGATCTCCCTTCCCACGTGTTCTGTCGCGTTGTTGATGTCAAGCTCCAT GCGGAGGAGGGCACCGATGAGGTTTATGCGCAGGTCTCGCTGACTCCTGAAAGCGAG CAATTCGAGCAGAAACTCCAAGAAGGGGATATTGATGCAGATGGTGAAGAAGATGATATTGAAGTAGTTGCAAAGTCTTCCACACCTCACATGTTCTGTAAGACTCTTACTGCTTCTGATACTAGCACCCATGGAGGCTTCTCTGTTCCTCGTCGAGCTGCTGAGGACTGCTTCCCTCCCCTG GACTATGAGCAACAGAGACCTTCACAAGAGCTTGTGGCAAAGGATCTGCATGGGTTGGAATGGAAGTTTCGACATATCTACAGGG GGCAGCCGCGAAGGCATCTGCTCACTACTGGGTGGAGTGGTTTCGTAAACAAGAAGAAGCTTGTCTCCGGAGATGCTGTGCTTTTTCTTAG GGGTGAGGATGGAGAATTACGACTGGGAATCCGAAGAGCTGCTCAAGTTAAAGGTGGTGGAACTTTCTCGGCTGTCTGTAGCCAGCAGATGAGTCATTGTTCTCTGATGGATGTGGTTAATGCTATATCTATGAGAAGCACCTTCAATATTTACTACAATCCAAG TGTATCTAGTAGGGCCAGCTCATCGGAATTTGTAATCCCTCTCCGTAAATTCTTGAAGAGCCTGAACCATTCATTTTCAGTTGGAATGAGGTTCAAAATGCGTTTTGAAGCAGAAGATGCATCTGAGAGAAG ATACACTGGGCTTATAACTGGAATTAGCGATATGGATCCTGTTAGATGGCCTGGTTCAAAATGGAGATGTCTACTG GTAAGGTGGGATGATGTGGAGGCTAGGCATAATAGGGTTTCTCCGTGGGAAATCGAACCATCTGGTTCTCTTTCCAGTTCCAGTAGCTTAATGGCACCTGGTCCAAAGAGGACAAGAATTGGATTGCCTTCCACAAAACCAGACGGACCAGTTCCTA ATGGGATTAGAGCATCAGACTTTGGGGAATCTTTAAGCTTCCAGAGGGTCTTGCAAGGTCAAGAAATTTTGGGTTTTACTCCTTATGATGTTATTGATACTCATAATCAGCATCCATCTGAAACAAGGAGGTGTTTTCTTGGTTCGAATTGTTCTGGGATTGCTGCACTAGGAGATGGTGTCAGAAACCCCGTCGTAAATTCTGATATGTCCTACAAAGGCATTGGCTTTGGTGAATCTTCCCGATTCCATAAGGTCTTGCAAGGTCAAGAAATATTTCCAAGTTCTCCATATGTAAGAGCCCCAACCACAAAGGAGGCTCATGACAATGGTGGCCTTGGAATCTTTAATGGTGTTCAAGTGCTGAACTCAAGGAATGGGTGGTCTGCCATGATGCAGGGAAATAATACACATATGCGCCCATCTGCCCCATCTATGCAAGTTTCATCACCGTCTTCTGTGTTAATGTTCCAGCAAGCAATTAATCCAGTTTCAAACTTAAGTTCAGTATATAAATTCAGGAGTCCGGAGGAGCAGAGAATTGGTGATCGAAGTTTATCTGTTTCTGAAACAATTGGTGGAAAGCCCACATCATCCTCACTTTATGGGCCTAGCTTTTGTAGGAAAGATCAAGGAGTCATGAATTCTTCTGGTTTTGAGCATAATCCACTGGGTGTAACACTTCCACCTCTTGCAACTCGATCCACATTTGGGAGCAGTCCAGATCTAGTTTCCACATGTAAAAGTAGCTGCAGACTCTTTGGCTTTTCACTGACAGAGGAAAAACATGTTGCGAATACAGAGGACAACCCCACTTCAGTTTCATCTTCATTGAATCCTGGAGCTTCTTTTCTGCCTAATGTTGGGGACCAGTTCCATCCAATGCCTCCATTGATGACCAAGGCAGTTGGAAGCAATTGTACCAAAGTAAACAACCTATATGCTGTAAGAGATATGCTTTTTGATATTGCATTGTAG
- the LOC133868225 gene encoding auxin response factor 3-like isoform X3, with the protein MGLIDLNTTEEDETPSSDSSASSWCSAPALSASASASSVCLELWHACAGPLISLPKKNSVVVYFPQGHMEQVPDFPLAACDLPSHVFCRVVDVKLHAEEGTDEVYAQVSLTPESEQFEQKLQEGDIDADGEEDDIEVVAKSSTPHMFCKTLTASDTSTHGGFSVPRRAAEDCFPPLDYEQQRPSQELVAKDLHGLEWKFRHIYRGQPRRHLLTTGWSGFVNKKKLVSGDAVLFLRGEDGELRLGIRRAAQVKGGGTFSAVCSQQMSHCSLMDVVNAISMRSTFNIYYNPRASSSEFVIPLRKFLKSLNHSFSVGMRFKMRFEAEDASERRYTGLITGISDMDPVRWPGSKWRCLLVRWDDVEARHNRVSPWEIEPSGSLSSSSSLMAPGPKRTRIGLPSTKPDGPVPNGIRASDFGESLSFQRVLQGQEILGFTPYDVIDTHNQHPSETRRCFLGSNCSGIAALGDGVRNPVVNSDMSYKGIGFGESSRFHKVLQGQEIFPSSPYVRAPTTKEAHDNGGLGIFNGVQVLNSRNGWSAMMQGNNTHMRPSAPSMQVSSPSSVLMFQQAINPVSNLSSVYKFRSPEEQRIGDRSLSVSETIGGKPTSSSLYGPSFCRKDQGVMNSSGFEHNPLGVTLPPLATRSTFGSSPDLVSTCKSSCRLFGFSLTEEKHVANTEDNPTSVSSSLNPGASFLPNVGDQFHPMPPLMTKAVGSNCTKVNNLYAVRDMLFDIAL; encoded by the exons ATGGGTCTGATCGATCTCAACACGACGGAGGAGGACGAAACGCCGTCCTCCGACTCCTCCGCTTCATCGTGGTGCTCTGCCCCTGCTCTCAGCGCTTCGGCCTCGGCCTCGTCGGTGTGTCTGGAGCTGTGGCACGCGTGTGCGGGCCCACTGATTTCGCTGCCGAAGAAGAATAGTGTGGTGGTGTACTTCCCGCAGGGACACATGGAGCAGGTTCCGGATTTTCCGCTCGCAGCTTGTGATCTCCCTTCCCACGTGTTCTGTCGCGTTGTTGATGTCAAGCTCCAT GCGGAGGAGGGCACCGATGAGGTTTATGCGCAGGTCTCGCTGACTCCTGAAAGCGAG CAATTCGAGCAGAAACTCCAAGAAGGGGATATTGATGCAGATGGTGAAGAAGATGATATTGAAGTAGTTGCAAAGTCTTCCACACCTCACATGTTCTGTAAGACTCTTACTGCTTCTGATACTAGCACCCATGGAGGCTTCTCTGTTCCTCGTCGAGCTGCTGAGGACTGCTTCCCTCCCCTG GACTATGAGCAACAGAGACCTTCACAAGAGCTTGTGGCAAAGGATCTGCATGGGTTGGAATGGAAGTTTCGACATATCTACAGGG GGCAGCCGCGAAGGCATCTGCTCACTACTGGGTGGAGTGGTTTCGTAAACAAGAAGAAGCTTGTCTCCGGAGATGCTGTGCTTTTTCTTAG GGGTGAGGATGGAGAATTACGACTGGGAATCCGAAGAGCTGCTCAAGTTAAAGGTGGTGGAACTTTCTCGGCTGTCTGTAGCCAGCAGATGAGTCATTGTTCTCTGATGGATGTGGTTAATGCTATATCTATGAGAAGCACCTTCAATATTTACTACAATCCAAG GGCCAGCTCATCGGAATTTGTAATCCCTCTCCGTAAATTCTTGAAGAGCCTGAACCATTCATTTTCAGTTGGAATGAGGTTCAAAATGCGTTTTGAAGCAGAAGATGCATCTGAGAGAAG ATACACTGGGCTTATAACTGGAATTAGCGATATGGATCCTGTTAGATGGCCTGGTTCAAAATGGAGATGTCTACTG GTAAGGTGGGATGATGTGGAGGCTAGGCATAATAGGGTTTCTCCGTGGGAAATCGAACCATCTGGTTCTCTTTCCAGTTCCAGTAGCTTAATGGCACCTGGTCCAAAGAGGACAAGAATTGGATTGCCTTCCACAAAACCAGACGGACCAGTTCCTA ATGGGATTAGAGCATCAGACTTTGGGGAATCTTTAAGCTTCCAGAGGGTCTTGCAAGGTCAAGAAATTTTGGGTTTTACTCCTTATGATGTTATTGATACTCATAATCAGCATCCATCTGAAACAAGGAGGTGTTTTCTTGGTTCGAATTGTTCTGGGATTGCTGCACTAGGAGATGGTGTCAGAAACCCCGTCGTAAATTCTGATATGTCCTACAAAGGCATTGGCTTTGGTGAATCTTCCCGATTCCATAAGGTCTTGCAAGGTCAAGAAATATTTCCAAGTTCTCCATATGTAAGAGCCCCAACCACAAAGGAGGCTCATGACAATGGTGGCCTTGGAATCTTTAATGGTGTTCAAGTGCTGAACTCAAGGAATGGGTGGTCTGCCATGATGCAGGGAAATAATACACATATGCGCCCATCTGCCCCATCTATGCAAGTTTCATCACCGTCTTCTGTGTTAATGTTCCAGCAAGCAATTAATCCAGTTTCAAACTTAAGTTCAGTATATAAATTCAGGAGTCCGGAGGAGCAGAGAATTGGTGATCGAAGTTTATCTGTTTCTGAAACAATTGGTGGAAAGCCCACATCATCCTCACTTTATGGGCCTAGCTTTTGTAGGAAAGATCAAGGAGTCATGAATTCTTCTGGTTTTGAGCATAATCCACTGGGTGTAACACTTCCACCTCTTGCAACTCGATCCACATTTGGGAGCAGTCCAGATCTAGTTTCCACATGTAAAAGTAGCTGCAGACTCTTTGGCTTTTCACTGACAGAGGAAAAACATGTTGCGAATACAGAGGACAACCCCACTTCAGTTTCATCTTCATTGAATCCTGGAGCTTCTTTTCTGCCTAATGTTGGGGACCAGTTCCATCCAATGCCTCCATTGATGACCAAGGCAGTTGGAAGCAATTGTACCAAAGTAAACAACCTATATGCTGTAAGAGATATGCTTTTTGATATTGCATTGTAG